TTTTCTAGTTTCTAGACTAGAAGAAAGTACTAACAAAATGGGGTTATTTGTGCAAATTAAATGCTTGAGTCCaacatttttttccttttacagaataccttttttttttctttttcttttgaggaCAAGCGTGCTATGAGCCTATGACATTGTCGAATTATCCTACCATCAACGGCAGATCCATGATTTTTATTCAGGgtgttcagaaaaaaaaaaaaactaaatatacactgtaattttttgccgagggtgttcaaaagttaatatatgcacataaacacaaaaaatttatcctatatatacactataattttttgccgagggtgttcgggtgaacaccctcgccCCCAAGTGGATCCGCCCCTGCCTACCATTACCTTGAAAAACAGCACATGTGGCCACAATATTTTCTATAGCAAAAGGAAATCTGCTATTTGCTACTCAAGGAGACATTCATTAATTGATTTAATTCTATCTGTAGTCAAGTCACCATTCTTAGAATACTTCAAATGTAGTTATTTCAAGGAAGACCACGAAATTTTCTCTAACTTAGTGATCAAActaacaacaactataataacgGACCAACATAAAACTTTGAACAAAATTTGGAAGAAATATTTATAACTTCAAGTTAATGAATTCAGAGTGGACgttatttattttatataaatTTAATATTTCTCTCGCATATATTAGTTTGAACGAACGGTAGTCAGTGACAAATGCACCTTGGAGTTGATGGTTTAATTGAAGTTGCTTCTAAAATCTGCTTTTTTTGAAAAATGTTATTTTTTGTCAAAAGTATTTTTGGCTAATATCAGTTTGTATTTagttaatcaatttgaaaaacactGTTATTAATATTAGAGCAGCAATTTGTGTTTGACCAAAGTTCTAAAAGTATTTATGCGGAAAAGCTACTATTCAgcttatgaaaaatattttttctattaatcaaaacacttttttattttctaaaaggCTGGACTATAAATATTGAATTTGCTTGTAACAGTGTAGGTTATTGTTTCATTCACCGTTATAATACTTAATTAAGTAGTTCAGACTCTTCACTTTCGATGCTGTACTCGTGTCAAATTCTAAAAAATACATTACTTTTGATGAATCCAATACACACCCGTTGACATTTTTAAagaatccgagcaacatagcttaaTAGCGCTTGCGCAGGTCTGATGTGCCCGTGTTTAAAGATTCTTCTTTGAAAGTGTTAAGCTCAACTTGTAactttatttcttagaataatcACCAAGTTTAAGGAGATTTTGATTCTGGAGGCTAAATTTGCTATACTTGGTGGAGGTAATACCTTTTTAGTACCAGATACCTGCTTTGTATGTTCCAGCATGATATTTGTCTTGTCACCAAGAATTTATTCTCTAGATAAGCTTTGCATAGGTCATAAATAACCTTAAATTATTAAAATGATACTTTCTTACACTTCATTCTTTATGGGGTACTGTTTTGAAATAAACGAATGTTAACATCTTTGAGAAaaattagtaggcgtttggccatagaaaccaaagaaaaaaaaatcactttttttggaattttggagttggagttgtgtttggccatagtttttgaaattgtaatttttggtTGAAAGTAGttgttttggttatgaaaaaagtgaaaattttgaaaaacgagtttttcttgtttttagaattccggaatacaacttcaagttgtatttgaaattcttATGGCTAAACGCTGATTCTGGAAAAAGgtgaaaaaaaattccgaaaaaaaatgaataattcttatggccaaacgggcccttagtCATTTACCTATTGAACTTTAATGATTCATAAATTCAACTTGATATTGTGAAATCGTTTTAAAGCTTGCTATTAATAAACATAAACTAGATAATTACTTTATACATGCACTGGCTGAAGGTAGTATATATCCAGTGTATTAGTCAAGATGAGCTTAAATTGGTCCAGCCATTACTGTTATTAGAAGTTACTTTATCATATCTTTGACCCCTTTAAATTAGATATAAATTTTAATGCCAGATTACTTTTATATCTGGTACAGTTAATCTCTTCAAGATTACAGTGGCATACTAGTCAAACTGGAGCTGGAATAAAGTTTTCTATACCATATGGAATAATTCTATTTTGTCAGGCAGCTactctatttttctttttattatttgcTGAAAAGAATAAAGCAGCACAAAGATTATGAATGGCGGGCATGCAACTGCAACCAATTCAGTGAAAATTTTGGAATTGATTCTAAAAGCAAAATGACCATTAGTTACAATGTTCTCAGCGTAAACTGTTGACTGGAATATGTCTACATCAGTTGTATTGCATCTTCATGTTTTGTGGTAAAATTGTGTAGTCAAATCATATTTCTGAGAAAATGAACATAATTTGCCACCGTCACACCTAACTGCATAACTGTGTACATAATATTAACAATAAAaggaattatatatttttttaaatacatAAATTTGGAAATAAAGTGCACACCAAAGATGAGCATTCCGAAAACTGCAAGAAACAAAGTACTACTTATGATGTAGAAGCAAATTCAGCTTCAAGCGTCAATTTAACACCATCCCTAAATGCAGTTGGTGACATATTGAGTGTCTGAATCAATCTGGTGATATCCATGGATATATCTGCCGGAGATTTAACGCCGCGGTTAACCTAGAAAGTTCAGATAATAACACACACATGTTAGGTCTGTTGTTTTCAAGAGAAATCAAAAAGTAGTGATGATATTATCTTTGACTGTGAGTGTAACACAAGAGAGAGGTAACAACAGTGAAAGCAGATTGAAATCTCATGTATTTAACCATAGAGGCAGCTTGACACAACAGAAGCTTGAAGGAAAATGAGAAAAGTAAGAGTCTACTTGTGAAAATTTGTTCCTGGTAACGTTAAATCGATGTTACTCACAGTTGATGAGGAGACTGACTTGATCAATGACAAATTATAACCTCTAACATGTGCAACAGCTTCAGCCATCTGAACCCTGGAGACCCGATCTGGTCCACCCACGTTCAAAAGTAACTGCATGGGCTCTCTGTCTAGAAATAACACACATCGAGTGATAAAGCACAAGAGGTCAAGAGGAGAGAGACATTCAGGTTAATTTTAGTCACAAAACATTACTAGAAGGCTTTAAAGGAAAAAAGTTAAGACATAAATTTAAATGTCAATTGATTATTAGCCTTGATAATCATGTTGTGGAACTTTTCTGTATTGAGTCATAGTGAACCATTGGAATTGAACACTGAGCTGAATTACTTGTGCTGGATTATAATCCAGTTTACTCAATAATATATTTTAAAAGAATCAAATTATCATCATGCAACAAGAAAGGTTGGAGTAATatgtagagaaaaaaaaaaaaacggagaaGAACACAGTGAAATGTCAAACCTGAGATCCATCTATTTGTCAGTGTCCATACGGTGGTCACAAGATCCTTGACATAGACAGGACAACGGAATTCATCGTGGAAAAAATCCATAGCATCTCCCTTTGCAAGAACGCTATCCATCCACTGCATGATTTTCATGTGAAGCCTCAGCTCAAAGCCCAGCAGTCAATTAATTTAATGCCATTTATCATAATAGAATCATGCGTAAGTATTCAATCTTATGTTCAGTTTAATGAAAAAACAGTACTATCTTAGAAATCTCAATAGAGCCAATCACCCCTATGGTATGACCATTGAGTCCCAAAGTAGGGGACAAATAGATGAAATTCAATAATAATCGCATATAGAGCACGAGATATAATCTGCAAGCTCGAGTACATCTCAATATCAAGTTTAAATCAAGTTTCAGCCCAAACAAAGGACAGCCTGACATAATATGAAGTGATTAGGTTAAGCTTCAAAAAGGATATGAAGTGTTTAAATTCCAAAGCAAACAAATGATAAATCATGGAGGCTAATATGGCCCCGACTCAGTCTACTGGACAATCCCTTAATGAAGTTGGACAAGTGCAAGAACAAGGTGAAGTTCATTGTATTCACCTGAACTGGAAGTGATTTTGGGACGGGGGAGACCGTCTGAGGTCCATAAATAACACTGCTCCTCAAAATTGCAAAATTTGAGCAATTTTCAGATATAAATTGCTCTGCTGCTACCTTTGATCTTCCATAAACATTTACAGGAAGGGTCTCATCATCTTCCTTGTAGAAGGATTTGGTCCCTTCATAAACTGAGATTAAAGTCAAATTAGTCTCACTCTGTCCCAATAAAATTGTTGTGCATCTGTCAAAAAGACACGAGAACATTCTACATTTAAATGACGGTCAACCCAGCCACACGAGAACATTCAACAATTTGACAAAGTTATATCAACAGGAAAGAGAGCCTGATGATGCTAAGGTTCTAAACAACTTCTCCAAATAAACAATATGAAGCATTTAATACCAACAAATATCAGGGAAATTGGTGAACAGAAGCTAACATCCTAATTTCTCAATTTTTATGCACCAGAAATATAAGTCAGCATCTTCCTTATCCAAATGTCTATTAATTCTAAGCGTCTTACCTCTATCTGCCTGAAGGAGTTACAGAAACTTCAAAATAACATGTCAGACCTATTGCTGTTTTCCTTGATATTGAAAAAattacccatgtgttagaagggACCAGTTCTTTATCTTCAAATGACATCCTTGTGCCAGAATTGATTTCTTAGGCAGGAACTCGGAGGTAGCTAAACCAGAATTTTAAGTACATAGAGTTTGGCTCCTATAATATTGATAGCCAGCAGTGTTGTTGAAGGCTCAATTGAGGCGTGCTTAAGGTGAGAAGCAAGGCGGAGAGCAGGTTAGGAGCTTCATCTCACTTAGGCGGCGCTTCCATGCAGGCACAAAAGCTCTAAGACATTCACCTTATTGCCCGTGAACTATATCTTGAAAAGCGTGTAACTAAACAATAAATAAAACCGGCAAAGCGATCTATCAATTGTTAAGGAGATGTAATGTGTTATGATTAGGCATAGGAATTAAAAAAATTAGTCTAAGAAAACTGGTCACTGAACCTGGATTGAAAACCTAAAACTGCATCTTTGCAGAACTAAAAAGTTTAGTGAGTGGATTAACTTTACATCTGATGAAATAGGTGAATCCTTTTGTATAAACAAATAGGAGAATCTGTTTAGTCAATGTAGATGGAGTCAAAGGCTCCAAAGCAACATTGAATCAGAGTTGTAAGATGAGTACAAAGGAAGAACTGACTGCCCAGTAACCAAGTAGAATATGGCGTCTGGCAATAGCTGAGGACTCGCATGCTAAACTATGCAACTTCTCACTCCCCGAAGTCCTACAAAGGAAGAAAGTACATCCATTTACTTTTCTCATCACCTATTTTTGTTCCAATTGTACCAAATGAGTGAAACAATGACCTACCCCTACCAATGGAAGTAAACCAACATTTTACCATTCTCCTCCCCTGTAGAAAACCAACATACTTAGCCTAAGAAGCATAACTAGCTCAAGACAGAAGCGAGAAACTCTTTAACTTCTGCAATAAATTAATTATTGTCACTACGACGATTTCTGTGTGTCTTACCTTGATCAGTAGACAAGTGGAtcagaagagtatttccattgcTAAAGCTTGATAACCATTTGACCAGAACAGAAGGCACATTAATAGACATGGCAGCAGTAGGATCCACTTCACAGGCACGTGGAACAGAAAGTGCAGCACAATTAACCACAACATCAGGCTGCTCATTCACATTACAAAGCTTGGTATTAGCTATTATGGGCATTTTAAGTGTTGTAGTAGTAAACTTTGACCTACTAGACAATCCACCCGCTACTTAAAATATTTATCCTAGATCACAATAAACAGACAGCAAGACTACACAAAAATAAATTCAACAATCTGAGTGATCCAGTCGAGGCAAAAAAGAGTTTAAAATCAGTGGATGCACCTCTTATTACATATGCATAAGcaaaatttaattaaaatttcatatattatacacacacacacacacacacatatatatatatatagactgagTATGAGAGGTTGCACCCTCTGCTTACAAATATTGGATCCGCCTCTGTAATATCAGATAGAATATGAGCAACACGAGTCGACATTGTGCTGCT
The sequence above is a segment of the Lycium barbarum isolate Lr01 chromosome 6, ASM1917538v2, whole genome shotgun sequence genome. Coding sequences within it:
- the LOC132645614 gene encoding uncharacterized protein LOC132645614; translation: MSSKKILIVGGTGYLGQHLLQAIQDSLPYTALSLAFTYHTNPPPQKLLQAFPHVLPFHLDLPTANAFDHISQDFGQPDVVVNCAALSVPRACEVDPTAAMSINVPSVLVKWLSSFSNGNTLLIHLSTDQVYEGTKSFYKEDDETLPVNVYGRSKVAAEQFISENCSNFAILRSSVIYGPQTVSPVPKSLPVQWMDSVLAKGDAMDFFHDEFRCPVYVKDLVTTVWTLTNRWISDREPMQLLLNVGGPDRVSRVQMAEAVAHVRGYNLSLIKSVSSSTVNRGVKSPADISMDITRLIQTLNMSPTAFRDGVKLTLEAEFASTS